A part of Helicobacter fennelliae genomic DNA contains:
- a CDS encoding DNA adenine methylase, which yields MRFIGNKENLIPQIYTILEKHNIIQDSKRFFDMFAGSSSVGRFFKAKGFSVYSCDLLYFSYCLQRAYLQNNALPCFKGLDISSQSQNTRDLFASNYQKLLAFLNDIQPKQGFIYQNYAPSGTLDLANPRMYFSDENAMQIDAIRLQIEVWKKEGAINEDEYFILLATLIESVSFYANVAGVYAAFCKTWDKRALKTFALKELNLLQSAQECFCYCGDSVDILESLKYKTFDILYLDPPYNARQYAPNYHLIETIARYDNPNIKGIAGLREWQQQKSQFCNAKTALNALTKILELKNYKYLVLSYNSEGLLQKEEIEKLLKQSLLKQDAKLHFEEIKYPRFKSNHNKGDKFIKEYLWILRK from the coding sequence ATGCGTTTTATAGGCAATAAAGAAAATCTTATCCCCCAAATTTATACGATTTTAGAAAAGCACAATATCATACAAGATTCAAAAAGATTTTTTGATATGTTCGCTGGCAGCTCTAGTGTGGGGAGATTTTTTAAGGCAAAGGGCTTTAGTGTGTATAGTTGCGATTTGCTGTATTTTTCTTATTGTTTGCAAAGGGCGTATTTACAAAATAATGCTTTGCCATGCTTTAAGGGCTTGGATATATCATCACAAAGTCAAAATACCCGCGATTTATTCGCTAGTAATTACCAAAAACTGCTTGCTTTTTTGAATGATATACAACCAAAACAGGGCTTTATTTATCAAAACTATGCACCAAGTGGGACGCTGGATTTAGCTAACCCTAGAATGTATTTTAGTGATGAAAATGCGATGCAAATTGATGCCATTCGCTTACAAATTGAAGTGTGGAAAAAAGAAGGGGCAATCAATGAGGATGAATATTTTATCCTCTTAGCCACACTCATAGAATCTGTTTCATTTTATGCCAATGTGGCTGGGGTGTATGCCGCATTTTGTAAGACGTGGGACAAAAGGGCTTTGAAAACTTTTGCGCTCAAAGAGTTAAATTTATTGCAAAGTGCGCAAGAATGTTTTTGTTATTGTGGCGATAGTGTAGACATTTTAGAAAGTTTAAAATATAAAACTTTTGACATACTTTACCTTGACCCACCATATAATGCACGACAATACGCGCCCAATTATCACCTCATAGAAACTATCGCAAGATATGATAATCCAAACATTAAAGGCATTGCAGGTTTAAGAGAATGGCAGCAACAAAAATCGCAATTTTGTAACGCAAAAACTGCCTTAAATGCACTTACAAAGATTCTTGAATTGAAAAATTATAAATATTTAGTCCTAAGCTACAATAGCGAAGGTTTATTACAAAAAGAAGAGATTGAAAAGCTTTTAAAACAATCCCTTTTAAAGCAAGATGCCAAGCTGCATTTTGAAGAGATAAAATATCCCAGATTCAAAAGCAATCACAACAAAGGCGATAAATTCATCAAAGAATATTTGTGGATATTGCGCAAATAA
- the ribD gene encoding bifunctional diaminohydroxyphosphoribosylaminopyrimidine deaminase/5-amino-6-(5-phosphoribosylamino)uracil reductase RibD — translation MLTKEQLFLSACIDEAWSFQGLTLPNPAVGAMIIDKNFNILSIKAHQKAGDAHAEVLALLEAYEALTQQKTNLTDPAQIHEFLSTHHNGLFYDKTIFVTLEPCNHYGKTPPCAKLLSTLKPKQVVIGAQDIWGQSAGGSARLKEAKISTLFLDSKADIKRATDLLYPFMCLKNSHHFNLFKLAMRINGDYKSGIISCEASRIFTHNQRTIATSLIISGNTIRHDSPTLDCRFATYAKHNPNIQILTKDSSLQNLNALRNAPLFAIPNREVLIAHSPNDLILDSGYNIIEGGFGLFASLSHHIDALLIHISPTLAHTQILHSALESIHSYKLEFEILHTTQCDKDTLLWLKPIRS, via the coding sequence ATGCTTACAAAAGAGCAACTTTTTTTATCTGCTTGCATAGACGAAGCGTGGAGTTTTCAAGGACTTACCCTTCCAAATCCTGCAGTTGGAGCTATGATTATTGACAAAAACTTCAATATCCTAAGTATCAAAGCACATCAAAAAGCAGGTGATGCTCATGCTGAAGTTTTGGCATTACTCGAAGCATATGAAGCCCTCACACAGCAAAAAACCAACCTCACAGATCCAGCACAAATCCATGAGTTTCTCTCCACACATCACAATGGACTTTTTTATGATAAAACAATCTTTGTAACCCTTGAACCTTGCAATCATTATGGTAAAACCCCACCTTGCGCCAAACTTTTATCCACGCTCAAACCAAAGCAAGTTGTAATTGGCGCACAAGATATTTGGGGACAATCCGCCGGTGGCAGTGCGAGGCTCAAAGAAGCTAAAATCTCGACATTATTTTTGGATTCTAAGGCTGATATAAAGCGCGCAACAGATCTGCTCTATCCATTTATGTGCCTCAAAAACTCTCATCATTTTAATCTTTTTAAGCTCGCTATGCGCATAAATGGCGATTATAAAAGCGGTATTATCTCTTGTGAGGCATCAAGGATTTTTACTCACAATCAACGCACCATAGCCACTTCGCTTATCATCTCTGGAAACACCATTCGCCATGATAGCCCAACGCTTGATTGTCGGTTTGCCACCTATGCAAAGCACAATCCAAATATCCAAATCCTAACCAAAGATTCTAGCTTGCAGAATCTAAATGCCCTGCGCAACGCCCCGCTATTTGCTATCCCTAATCGAGAAGTCTTAATCGCACACTCTCCAAATGACCTCATCTTAGATTCTGGTTACAATATCATTGAAGGCGGGTTTGGGCTATTTGCTAGCCTATCACATCACATAGATGCTTTGCTTATACACATCTCGCCGACACTAGCACATACACAGATATTACACAGCGCGCTAGAATCTATACATTCTTACAAGCTAGAGTTTGAAATCCTCCATACAACCCAATGCGACAAGGACACTCTCTTATGGCTCAAACCAATCAGATCCTAA
- a CDS encoding DNA cytosine methyltransferase, whose amino-acid sequence MKNLTFIDLFAGVGGFHLAFTKANSSAHCLFASEIDSSAQKTYHLNFPKTLLFGDITLKEMQDNIPQHFDILCAGFPCQAFSIAGHNVPIIKDDFGIRKLTPRECFNFQGYPKSFKLPNIANSKLYMQAGNSITYPLVKKIANEILKVL is encoded by the coding sequence ATGAAAAACTTAACTTTTATCGATTTGTTTGCAGGTGTTGGAGGTTTTCATCTTGCTTTTACTAAGGCAAATAGCTCCGCTCATTGTCTTTTTGCAAGTGAGATAGATTCTAGCGCGCAAAAAACCTATCATTTAAACTTCCCCAAAACTCTACTTTTTGGAGACATCACCTTAAAAGAAATGCAAGACAATATCCCGCAACATTTTGATATTTTATGTGCTGGCTTTCCTTGTCAAGCTTTTAGTATAGCAGGGCACAATGTGCCTATAATAAAAGATGATTTTGGCATTAGAAAGCTTACTCCTAGAGAATGCTTTAATTTTCAAGGTTATCCAAAATCCTTTAAACTCCCAAATATTGCAAATTCAAAGCTTTATATGCAAGCTGGTAATAGTATTACTTACCCACTTGTAAAAAAAATAGCAAATGAAATTCTTAAGGTGTTATAA
- a CDS encoding tRNA1(Val) (adenine(37)-N6)-methyltransferase: protein MAQTNQILRIYQLTNGYAYNSDSFFLVDFAKQWLKAKHTILDLGSGSGVVGLLCARHFGSAVSLLDINPLNAFLSNLNAQTNHIQAQIFHQDFLTSHATLSAIPTPKALQNAQSTHATQITQNPQTLQNPLITNTSNPFSTYPFDAFLTLHKSHKFDFIISNPPFYRTESVQSQNHLLAQSKNANSMPPEKWIPRTKRFLKPRGGIIFCYRPHDLESILSLLQEHKFNCETIRVVYPLLSREASLVLLFARLDSRTPLRILPPLITHNSSIQTDFSDEVKFIYATYRTHSIKVHSEDIVLPEALDIF from the coding sequence ATGGCTCAAACCAATCAGATCCTAAGAATCTATCAGCTCACAAATGGCTATGCCTACAATAGCGATAGCTTTTTTTTGGTGGATTTTGCAAAGCAATGGCTCAAAGCAAAGCACACGATTTTAGATCTAGGAAGTGGAAGTGGCGTTGTGGGGCTATTGTGTGCGAGGCATTTTGGAAGTGCAGTAAGCCTGCTTGACATAAACCCGCTTAATGCCTTTCTCTCAAACCTCAACGCCCAAACAAACCATATCCAAGCACAGATTTTTCATCAAGACTTTCTCACTTCGCATGCTACTTTATCTGCCATACCTACTCCTAAAGCCTTACAAAATGCCCAATCAACGCACGCCACGCAAATCACACAAAATCCACAAACATTGCAGAATCCACTCATTACAAATACATCAAATCCATTTAGCACATATCCATTTGACGCATTTCTCACACTTCATAAATCACACAAATTTGACTTCATCATCTCAAATCCGCCATTTTATCGCACAGAATCCGTCCAATCCCAAAACCACCTCCTCGCCCAATCCAAAAACGCAAACTCAATGCCACCAGAGAAGTGGATTCCGCGCACAAAGCGATTTTTGAAGCCCCGTGGTGGTATTATTTTTTGCTACCGCCCTCACGACCTAGAATCTATCTTAAGCCTATTGCAAGAGCATAAATTTAACTGCGAAACGATACGCGTAGTCTATCCTTTGCTATCGCGAGAGGCGAGTTTGGTGCTACTTTTTGCGCGGCTAGATTCTAGGACGCCATTGCGTATCCTTCCGCCACTCATCACGCATAATTCTAGCATTCAGACAGACTTTAGCGATGAAGTGAAATTCATCTATGCGACATACCGCACACATAGCATTAAAGTGCATTCGGAGGATATTGTTTTGCCAGAAGCATTAGACATATTTTAG
- a CDS encoding HAD family hydrolase: MLNIIFDMDGTLIDSEECICKAVNAIRKDRGLVPLTHSFIKESTHTPGLNCAQIFYELDSIAPSYKVGFEAYFEAAYKEAKLFEGVDCVLQKCKAQNCYLAIASNAPEESLEPILARLNILGYFSAVLGSKIGRESKPSPMMIELILQNAPFERSIFVGNGNKDRGAAQRAKIPYLHAKWGAESKSLKENEFNTALELWDLINRFLH, translated from the coding sequence ATGCTCAATATCATCTTTGATATGGATGGCACACTCATTGATAGTGAGGAGTGCATTTGCAAGGCAGTAAATGCGATACGCAAAGATAGAGGCTTAGTCCCGCTTACGCATAGCTTTATTAAAGAATCCACGCATACGCCGGGGCTAAACTGCGCGCAGATTTTTTACGAGCTAGATTCTATCGCACCAAGCTACAAAGTGGGCTTTGAGGCGTATTTTGAAGCAGCCTATAAGGAAGCGAAGCTTTTTGAGGGGGTAGATTGCGTGCTGCAAAAATGCAAGGCACAAAATTGTTATCTAGCGATTGCGAGCAATGCGCCTGAGGAGAGCTTAGAGCCGATTTTGGCGCGGCTTAATATTTTGGGCTATTTTAGTGCGGTTTTGGGCTCAAAAATCGGCAGAGAATCTAAGCCAAGCCCTATGATGATAGAGCTAATTTTGCAAAATGCGCCATTTGAGAGAAGCATTTTTGTGGGCAATGGCAACAAAGACAGGGGCGCAGCACAAAGAGCAAAGATCCCCTACTTGCACGCCAAATGGGGCGCAGAATCTAAAAGTTTAAAAGAAAATGAATTTAACACTGCTTTAGAATTATGGGACTTAATAAACAGATTCTTGCATTAG
- a CDS encoding potassium channel family protein, whose protein sequence is MKNRLTYGVIGLGKFGFHVAKGLIEQGQSVIVADQGEAQVKEFADLTSMAYILDSTDKSALEEAGFVRLDYVIVSIGEDIESSILTVMALKELEIKQIIAKAITPVHGKILAKLGANKIIYPERESAAALIKGFLSHPDFEITDISNTMSIARIKVTQKTSGQMIKDIAKRIKIIAFKKLDESWDLNPNEDEIIHKDDAVMVIGDSKEIRDFDL, encoded by the coding sequence ATGAAAAATCGTTTAACTTATGGTGTGATTGGTCTTGGAAAGTTTGGATTCCATGTCGCAAAGGGGCTAATAGAGCAAGGGCAAAGTGTAATTGTCGCTGATCAAGGAGAAGCGCAAGTCAAGGAATTTGCCGATCTCACAAGTATGGCATATATTTTAGATTCTACTGATAAGTCTGCACTTGAAGAGGCTGGATTTGTCCGACTTGATTATGTGATTGTAAGCATTGGTGAGGATATAGAATCTAGTATTCTAACCGTAATGGCACTCAAAGAGCTTGAGATAAAGCAAATCATCGCCAAAGCCATTACCCCTGTGCATGGCAAGATTCTAGCCAAACTTGGAGCAAATAAAATCATCTATCCTGAGCGAGAATCCGCAGCCGCGTTGATTAAAGGGTTTTTATCGCACCCTGATTTTGAGATCACTGATATTTCAAATACAATGAGTATCGCTAGAATCAAAGTTACGCAAAAAACTTCCGGACAAATGATAAAAGACATTGCTAAAAGGATTAAGATTATAGCGTTTAAAAAGCTTGATGAGTCTTGGGATCTGAATCCAAATGAAGATGAGATTATACATAAAGATGATGCGGTTATGGTGATTGGAGATAGTAAAGAAATACGAGATTTTGATTTGTGA
- a CDS encoding DNA adenine methylase has product MTKPYTSNKNYIKSPLNYIGGKYKLLPQILPLFPKNIHTFVDLFCGGLDVAINYKAQKFYCNDNLSYLIELYIFLQGHSIDTTLQYIEQIITKYALNKENAQGYNALRADYNETKSPLNLFVLIAFGFNHQIRFNSAHKFNTPFGKNRSSFNAKMRQNLIAFTQALQHKNMQFFKLDFTEALKNIPLNTQSFVYADPPYLIAQGTYNDGKRGFSGWNEKLESKLLCALKELHDKGIKFALSNVSSHKDRENTVLTQWAEKCGFNLYFLSMDYTNANYQAKHKDKSKTCEVLITNYKAEDAFYRQ; this is encoded by the coding sequence ATGACAAAACCCTATACATCAAACAAAAATTATATAAAATCTCCGCTTAATTACATAGGTGGCAAGTATAAATTATTACCACAGATTCTGCCACTCTTCCCTAAAAATATACACACCTTTGTGGATTTATTTTGTGGTGGGCTGGATGTGGCGATAAATTACAAGGCGCAAAAGTTCTATTGCAATGACAATTTAAGCTACCTTATAGAGCTTTATATTTTTTTGCAAGGGCATTCTATTGATACAACCTTGCAATATATAGAACAAATCATCACCAAATATGCTTTAAATAAAGAAAATGCACAGGGCTATAATGCCTTAAGGGCTGATTATAATGAGACAAAATCGCCTTTGAATTTATTTGTCCTCATTGCCTTTGGCTTCAATCATCAAATCCGCTTTAATAGTGCGCATAAATTTAACACGCCTTTTGGCAAGAATCGCTCAAGTTTTAACGCGAAGATGAGGCAAAATTTAATCGCTTTCACACAGGCATTGCAACATAAAAATATGCAGTTTTTCAAGCTGGATTTCACAGAAGCCTTAAAAAATATCCCCTTAAATACACAAAGCTTTGTGTATGCTGACCCGCCCTATCTTATCGCACAAGGCACGTATAATGACGGCAAAAGGGGCTTTAGCGGCTGGAATGAAAAACTAGAAAGCAAGCTGCTTTGTGCTTTAAAAGAGCTTCATGATAAAGGCATAAAATTTGCCCTTTCTAATGTCTCGAGCCATAAAGACAGAGAAAATACAGTTTTAACACAATGGGCAGAAAAATGTGGATTCAATCTCTATTTTCTTTCCATGGATTATACGAATGCCAATTACCAAGCAAAGCATAAAGACAAAAGCAAAACTTGTGAGGTTTTAATCACAAACTATAAGGCAGAAGATGCGTTTTATAGGCAATAA
- a CDS encoding M28 family peptidase, with product MSAFEIFQQLCQIPHKSYHTQEMFAFLSGFCQRYGYEVKIDEAKNIYASKTNKPKLCLQSHYDMVGVGEADLLKPLEIYIDGQYVRAKNSSLGADNGAAIAVILELIEANADIEVLFTNNEEVGLDGANALSLPIRSNFLLNLDSEFFGEIIVGCAGGFDSVIEFAQAQAEIVKTQEKITKKTTKNAKAQNQKEIQTEFQTEEFQWICEVSAFGFVGGHSGVDIHKNIPSSIVAFALLIEQTESEILSICAGEKSNSIPVSLQATLGLKQDFAQHKHSFIAALQKGLTQSDKNDINNIYLQNKNKNLICDYDERYDSLRVHINADSGFVLKFINNPKSTTYYDKDTFVKFIHTLKHGVHVWQDHQILSSLNIAMIQEDNKNLKITLKARANTQDLLTQIKEHIQHAIHTACSPKTTFTFSHLYMPWQRDLDTDHPILQKIIRAFGWRHTEITQIHAGLECGILQGRFASMGLRGIVMASIGPTILYPHSLNECMDLGSFEEFRQVLGNLIRSL from the coding sequence GTGAGCGCATTTGAGATTTTTCAACAACTTTGTCAGATACCGCATAAGTCTTATCACACGCAAGAAATGTTTGCGTTTTTGAGTGGGTTTTGTCAAAGATATGGTTATGAAGTCAAAATTGATGAAGCCAAAAACATCTACGCAAGCAAAACCAACAAACCAAAACTATGCCTTCAATCTCATTATGATATGGTCGGTGTGGGCGAGGCGGATTTGCTTAAGCCTTTGGAGATTTATATCGATGGGCAATATGTGCGTGCCAAAAATTCATCTCTTGGCGCAGATAATGGCGCAGCAATAGCGGTGATTTTGGAGCTTATAGAGGCAAATGCAGACATAGAAGTGCTTTTTACAAATAATGAAGAAGTCGGGCTTGATGGCGCAAATGCACTTTCACTTCCGATTCGTTCAAACTTTTTACTCAATCTTGATAGTGAATTTTTTGGTGAAATCATTGTAGGCTGTGCGGGCGGATTTGATAGCGTGATAGAGTTTGCGCAGGCTCAAGCAGAGATTGTAAAGACGCAAGAAAAAATTACAAAAAAGACTACAAAAAATGCTAAAGCACAGAATCAAAAAGAGATCCAAACAGAGTTTCAAACAGAGGAGTTTCAATGGATTTGTGAAGTGAGTGCGTTTGGGTTTGTCGGGGGACATAGTGGCGTTGATATTCACAAAAATATCCCATCAAGTATCGTGGCATTTGCTTTATTGATAGAGCAGACAGAAAGTGAGATTCTCTCTATTTGTGCCGGTGAGAAGTCAAACTCTATTCCCGTCTCACTTCAAGCAACTCTTGGCTTGAAGCAGGACTTTGCGCAGCATAAGCATTCATTTATCGCAGCATTGCAAAAAGGCTTAACACAAAGCGATAAAAACGATATAAATAATATTTATTTGCAAAACAAAAATAAGAATCTTATATGTGATTATGATGAACGATACGATTCTTTGAGGGTGCATATCAATGCAGATTCTGGGTTTGTATTAAAATTTATCAATAATCCAAAATCTACGACTTATTATGATAAAGACACATTTGTGAAATTTATACATACACTCAAGCATGGCGTGCATGTTTGGCAAGATCATCAAATCCTAAGCTCGCTCAATATCGCAATGATACAAGAGGATAATAAGAATCTAAAAATAACACTCAAAGCAAGGGCAAACACACAGGATTTACTCACGCAGATAAAAGAGCATATCCAGCACGCAATCCATACAGCCTGTAGCCCTAAAACCACCTTTACATTTAGTCATTTGTATATGCCTTGGCAAAGAGATTTAGATACAGATCACCCGATTTTGCAAAAAATAATCCGCGCATTTGGGTGGCGACACACAGAAATCACTCAAATCCATGCTGGGCTTGAATGCGGGATTTTGCAAGGAAGGTTTGCATCAATGGGTTTGCGTGGTATCGTCATGGCTTCAATCGGTCCTACGATTTTGTATCCACACTCTCTCAATGAATGTATGGATTTGGGAAGTTTTGAAGAGTTTAGACAAGTGCTTGGGAATCTGATTAGGAGTTTGTGA
- a CDS encoding TrkH family potassium uptake protein, with protein sequence MDRRKAARYLLLGYLGIAILAGLLLMLPVMHKGDLSFIDAFFTASSAVSMTGLIVKNTPVDFTIWGQILIAFLIQIGGLGYMVIVSLVYIIFRIKLDFKSKLILKESLNHPTVDGVMRFVKRVIVFVLIFEGCGAVLLTLRFMIDYPFMEALWGGIFHAISAFNNAGFTIFDGGMMHYRGDLFINLVICSLIIIGGLGYLVLLECYMFQKKRFFYLSIHTKIVLITTATLIVLGTLMVFLFEYHNNKSIGELSLYEQILSSFFTSVNFRTSGFNTLDLSTFKDGTLLFGSIFMAIGGAPGGTAGGIKVTTIAVLLVYSYCILREKNNIVVFNKKIPQRTVDDAFLIMVVAASYIAICITLLSFFEEGGSRGFLGLVFEVCSAFGTVGVSIGDGGSLSLVNSFGSGGKILIILLMLSGRVGVLAFSFAIFAKQKRKNFEYPEGRVLL encoded by the coding sequence TTGGATCGGAGAAAAGCGGCAAGATATTTATTGCTTGGCTATTTGGGGATAGCTATTTTGGCTGGATTATTGCTAATGCTACCGGTTATGCATAAGGGTGATCTCTCTTTTATTGATGCGTTTTTCACAGCAAGCTCAGCAGTGAGTATGACGGGGCTTATCGTAAAAAATACCCCTGTGGATTTTACGATTTGGGGGCAGATTCTCATCGCGTTTTTGATACAAATTGGCGGGCTTGGCTATATGGTAATAGTGAGTTTAGTGTACATTATTTTTAGGATAAAGCTTGATTTCAAAAGCAAACTTATCCTCAAAGAATCGCTCAATCACCCAACCGTTGATGGCGTGATGCGATTTGTAAAAAGAGTGATTGTGTTTGTGTTGATTTTTGAGGGGTGTGGAGCGGTTTTGCTGACTTTGCGTTTTATGATTGATTATCCATTTATGGAGGCATTGTGGGGAGGGATTTTTCACGCTATTTCGGCTTTTAATAACGCTGGCTTTACGATTTTTGATGGCGGAATGATGCATTATCGCGGTGATTTATTCATCAATCTTGTAATCTGTTCGCTGATAATCATCGGTGGGCTTGGCTATCTTGTGCTTCTTGAGTGCTATATGTTTCAAAAAAAGAGATTTTTTTATCTCTCTATTCACACAAAAATAGTGCTTATCACGACAGCAACATTAATTGTATTAGGCACATTAATGGTATTTTTGTTTGAATACCATAACAATAAAAGCATAGGAGAGCTAAGCTTATATGAGCAGATTCTAAGCTCATTTTTTACTTCAGTAAATTTCAGAACTTCAGGGTTTAATACCCTTGATTTAAGCACATTCAAGGACGGGACATTGCTTTTTGGGTCTATTTTTATGGCTATAGGTGGAGCTCCGGGAGGGACAGCAGGCGGGATAAAAGTTACAACTATTGCGGTTTTGCTTGTGTATTCGTATTGTATTTTACGAGAGAAAAACAATATCGTTGTGTTTAATAAAAAAATTCCTCAAAGAACTGTAGACGATGCGTTTTTGATTATGGTTGTCGCAGCTTCGTATATCGCGATTTGTATTACACTTCTTTCGTTTTTTGAGGAAGGTGGCTCAAGGGGATTTTTGGGGCTTGTGTTTGAGGTTTGTTCGGCGTTTGGGACGGTTGGCGTCTCGATTGGTGATGGCGGAAGTTTGAGTTTGGTAAACTCATTTGGAAGCGGTGGTAAAATATTAATTATTTTGCTTATGCTTAGTGGGCGGGTTGGCGTGCTGGCATTTTCGTTTGCTATTTTTGCCAAACAAAAACGAAAGAATTTTGAATATCCTGAAGGGAGAGTGTTATTATGA
- a CDS encoding 3-methyladenine DNA glycosylase, which produces MESLWILERLKGLDLLKDRDVWWWPNALSFEVVIGAVLTQNTKWENVEKSLQNLKVARILSDDDEESLHNLALCQSIENHIIASGFYRQKSSRLIALARAMQSDFGDFGGFCDNVEREWLLLQKGIGFESADSILNYACGREVMVVDKYSFRLLQQLGIEIYEYNELQSWFMDLALGDLHRLYKDMPLAQIYARYHGKIVEFSKRKMRLENENL; this is translated from the coding sequence TTGGAAAGTTTGTGGATTTTAGAGCGACTGAAGGGGCTGGATTTATTAAAAGATCGTGATGTATGGTGGTGGCCAAATGCGCTAAGTTTTGAGGTTGTCATAGGTGCTGTTTTGACACAAAACACAAAATGGGAAAATGTAGAAAAATCCTTGCAGAATCTAAAAGTAGCTAGAATCTTAAGTGATGATGATGAGGAGAGTTTGCACAATCTTGCTTTGTGTCAGAGTATTGAAAATCATATCATTGCAAGTGGGTTTTATCGCCAAAAATCATCGCGCCTTATTGCGCTTGCGAGGGCTATGCAGAGTGATTTTGGGGATTTTGGTGGGTTTTGTGATAATGTAGAAAGAGAATGGCTACTCTTGCAAAAAGGCATAGGATTTGAGAGTGCTGATAGTATTTTGAATTATGCCTGCGGGCGGGAAGTTATGGTTGTTGATAAGTATAGCTTTCGTCTTTTGCAGCAATTAGGCATAGAAATATACGAATACAATGAGCTTCAATCTTGGTTTATGGATTTAGCTTTGGGGGATTTGCATCGATTGTATAAAGATATGCCTTTAGCACAAATTTATGCGCGCTATCATGGAAAAATCGTGGAGTTCTCAAAAAGAAAAATGCGACTTGAAAATGAGAATTTATAG